TCAGGTAAATCCGGTGTAGGTCTATCTTGTGATATCAAGTTATGTTTCCCGACAAAAGAAAGTCGACTGAATGGTTCATTGAGAAGTTTTTCTATTGTGCATTGAGTACTATTTCTATTACACTCTGAATTCATGATGGATTCATATTCAtaacattattttctatttctattaattacttCTATTATCATCAATACACTGCATATGTCATAATACACTACACAAAAAACTCACAGAAAATGTTAGCGGTTAGCCATAAAAGATTCCTTGTGTATGTTCATTGTTTGTCAGGCCCCACAACTCCCATGCTTAACGCCAAATTGTGAATTTCCTTCCAGGAATCAATCTGTTGGGACTTACAAACTTCATTGGAGGATTTGCCGAAAAGAATTGCTTTCTTCTCTCTTATTTGTTGAAGGTTAGCGGTTCTCTAATGTTAGCGGTTAGCCATAAAACATCCCTTGTGTATGTCCACTGTTTGTCAGGCCCCACAACTCCCATGCTTAACACCAAATTGTGAATTTCTTTCCAGGAATCAATCTTTTGGGACTTACAAACTTCATTGGAGAATTTGCCAAAAAGAATTGCTTTCTTCTCTCTTATTTGTTGAAAGACAAGTATTTTATTGGAAGCAAAAACTGATTTCGACATGGTAATTAAGTGATGATTATCTTAGACTGACTATCCTAAACTTATAAACTTATGTATGTCTTTAAACTCTAAAACTACAGTCTATTCTATGTCTAATTTCAAACTATCTAATactcaataaaaattgaatttaaaaactAACACTTGATAAAAAACAGCTTGATTCTACTACCCTTCTGAAACAAAATCCAAAATGGCTAGACAGAGAAACAGTGCTAAAATGCAAGGCTTGGGGATGAAAACGGAAGTTCTCTTGTGTTCTTGGAGCAATGATAGTGGCAGTGGCTGTTGGGGGTTGCCAAAGCGATGGTAACACAAAAATGAGGGAAGTTTGAAAATCTTATACTGAATGAGAAAGAATAGGAATAGCTTATAGCCTACTTGGacttctaaaaaaaattaaaagctgttgGGTTACCTATGTGTAGGTAGCCTTATtgcttttttgaaatatttcattttgacaaaaatataattacatgagctataatacatattcaaaatattgtagagaGATGAATATAAGTCTATATGAATAAGCTTGCTGACCTTTACTTTATGTTGTCGCATGAAAAGATTTTATATAGCCTACAGGCCTAATTCAAGGTATTGCTAAGTCATATTATATATAGCATTTACCTATTATAAATTAACTTTATGACAACCTACAATAATATGCAGTAACGGTAGCGTACTGtacttgaatttattattcaataatatggtCATATACCTAcaatcataattttttcttctcaaaacTGACTTGAAACTATATGAACATGGATAAATACCGacaagaatatttattattcttgaaactAGGTAACTTTTATTTCCTCCAGCCTATACTTTGTAGGTACAGAGtataaaagttttattttacatCCCCAAAAAAACTACGAGTAACCTTTCCAAAAGataaaaatagtaaattatcatgaaaataggttatgtttactattttCAGAACACTGACGGAACACTTGTAGcattttgtaaaattgtaaacttgtatatcataattttttgtgaaacgtgagtacttgtCAACTTGTAACTGCAAGTACTTGTCcgtaaccatggttggtaacaatgCTTGTAGCTTTGAGAAATAGGCCCCAGATATCAGACAGTTGGTTGCCTGAACTGGTTGGCGGTAACAAAAACTATCATTCAATCTGTTTGTAGCCTTGCAGAGctaaaaaactattcaatatatttgtgttttttgcAGACCCTAACAGAGCGCAGGTTTTACtagtgaaattattaaaaaatatattagatCTATAGTATTAATTACTAGAGGAATTTCTTTGCGAGTTGTACGTGATTTCAGTAAAGAAGTCCACGTGCTAAAAACTGAATGGTTACTGTTGCAGACAGGCtcaattttatctttcaattctaattgattagataataatattgattcctCATTCTTTCATCATTTGAATTCGAAAAGAATGGCACGAAAGTCAATGACTCTTGTGAAATGGAAACCATTAGGCCTAATATGCTTCATGAATcctattaagttatattaagcaagcgatttatgtatatctgtttatatttttaaatctggttatttattttctcgaaatcggctctaacgattttcacgaaatttggaacacagtaggtctatgatataaaaattagattgcactaggtctcatccctggaaaaactcgctgaaggacatgaaaaggataattcgtccttggaaaaacagatgataatttcgtcgtctgtcgataacagaagatgcgtgtgcctgggtgggagatcagctgtgtaatcaattagctcaccgtatctcgcgagaaatttagaaattttaattgactcgatcaaaatgatctgatttgttgacatgagatggtatatcataatattcaaagttaatctttatatttttacagttctaagtgattagtgagtgttattttgttattcaatttggtttgtaaacaatctaaattagaacttttatgttttcaaatatttggactgaaaatttgacctgaattcaagtgtatacatgacctactttttggaatatttatagtgtataaatcaaaattcggggaagaaacagttttgggctgtgcctttTAGtcatttcccaatcattttaaagaattgagttctgtttatcaataaataaataacgagcgaagctcagtgccccgatattaaatctAATCCACCTAGACCTACACAATGTAGGCTCAGTtgcattgtattttatttgagtTGTGCAATTAATCAATAGTTTTGAGAATTTAATGTTGTCTGTAGTCTGTATTAATTATATCTAGTCTATTTCAGGAAACTTCTTGTGATATTGACAATACTCTGATGATTTTGAACATTAATGATAAGAACTTTTTCTAGTACTAGTATGTTCCCATTACATACTTGACGTAGATTGAATTAAAAACCCATTCTTGATTGTTCTCTCTGttatatctattatttttatggtGGTTTCAAGTGATTTTTCTTGTAATTATGATGCAATTATAAAGCGATTTGTATGGTTTCATAATTGGAAATtgattaatctgataaattcataattttagtagatacatttttcatactcaaaattgtgtgggaattgagttatcatttttgcataacctctagactgtatATTCTAAATAATTAAGGTTAAAACCAGTTTTCGGCGAATGCCTCTGTTTTTACatgaattgtgaataaatatgaaaatttatattcttaatttcataaaattcgtttgtataattttcataatacttattgtaaataatgttaATATAAGCAGATTTGGGCGAATATCTGTTGCGATTTTTCAAGTCTAATTGTGCAtagtttaataaattaatatttttgtatactGTTTTACGTTTTTTACTATCATAAATTGAATTGTGTTGGATGTAAGCTTACCTGATTCTATTCTTGTTTATACGAAAGTGTATTTTGCCAagtacaataatttatcaaataagtAAGGTATTCCATAGACTGAgcattctcatagaacatgtgACATATATTCCATGGACTTCAATTCTAAAATTTGTGaggtaaatatttattttggtAGCaagtattgaatatgaattagAATTCATATTTTCTCTCACAGTCTGCAATTGAAGTAGAATTGGAATAATTACAAGTCCATTTAGCCTATTCTCtgaagtgaataaattaatattatactcATTCGGGAGAATCTCATGTCCATAGTTCAAAGTAAATGAGTGCAGGGCAGGAATCCAATCTCAGATTAGGTGATTGAGTTTGCGTTccggaatcagctgataatcagccaatcggagagctttctgccctgcTGACTCGTCTGAATACGCCTTAAAAAACGGTTAGTGTGGCGTGGCCTTATTCTGTGCCACTATGCATAGACATAGAATAATTTGATCTACCAACTGAGTTGTATCCAGCGATTTGAGTCAACCAGCCAACCGCGTAGTGTTGTGTTCTATAGATTATGAAGTTCAACTATATTACAGTATTTGATCATCAGTTTGAGAGTCGCAAAAGAATTAAGCTAGTtgcatacacatcgatttttggacgtacgattgtTTGCCGTCCCTATAAATTCCATTTGATTAAATAGATGATGTCAAACAGGTGATGTTCCGTTTAatatgatagaattcataaggatggcaaaaatcaatgtgtgtgtgaCTGGTTTCAGGTGTCAATTATTAGTTTTTATCATGCCATAATTGTTTCTGAAGGAGATAGAAGATTTATTACAATAgtaattattgaacgaaaaccAAAATAAAATTTCTCATCTTCACACTGATGATGACACCATTGTTGTTGAAAACATGTATGtaattttgcaataaatttatGATCTTTCCAGTCAACATCCCAGTGTTTTTATCTAAATTAAAATGATGTCAACCTCAAcccctttttttaattttcgtttaatagttattaaatacaataataattgtattgatcTGGCTCCGCAACGATACGAGATCGGTTttcaacagtgtagaaatataattaatcaactgaatattcattaaattaacaaatttattattattgattattttttactagaatgaacagttgatataacATTGAATATACTGTACCgatatcagctatcttctatagaagacagtggctaggcagagaatcggcaacgctgctctcttatatttttcaactgcaattataacgtggattccACTATAGAGCCTTATGAAACTGTAAATATGAATATACCGGGAACATTCGGGCCTACCCTCAAGAATATCGAAATTGAGTAAGAAAGTTGTTTAGTAACAAGttaggctagggccacacgagcgcacaaagtgcgtccgttgcaacttactttttgaggtccgttgtagaaatacatagaagtgaattggtgacaacacacgaggtacgtgcgtaccaagtaacggaagtcgtaacggacggtgatttttgaactgcacaGAAATGCTACAACGCACGTCGAAACATGCAAAAGTTATTGCTTTGTCTGGTTCAATTGCGTAAAGCCAACTGACGTTGACGCACCAAACTCAACGCTCGTGTGGTGTCATTGGAGACGGCCGTCAAAAGTAAGATGCAACGGACGCACtatgtgcgctcgtgtggccctagcctaaTACTACATGTTTATATGAGCACAAAAATACATAACCTTGTATTCAACACCTACATGACGTTTTATCATAAACATATTCTTTTATGATAAGGCCAGACGGAGCTACAATTCTCACATAAATTCTCAAACTGAGTTATCATAGACACTATTCAAATGAATGCTACGATGACCTGACTTGAATTTGTTATACTGATTGGTACGACTTAGCCCCTTTATAATACCCAATgtaaattgatcagttgcgacctgaaaactctgacaccagacctgagccagccaggtcacacgatattattattatttttaatacccAATGTACCTGGAATACATTTAAATACCTAGTATTCTAGGTAACTTGATAATACCTATTGACTGGCAAAACATGACCGATATCAGTACAGTTAATTATTGAGTGAAACAGTGAACTTTTTTCAAGTAGGTactttaatattaatgtatCAAAGTTTGGATTCTAGTGGGACATAAAATAGTGTGCCTTGTTTACAGTATGATGTTCTACTAGTGTttactataggcctactattgaAGTAATTGAAAGTCTCATTGATAAGTACATGTTTATTTCTATAGTACATGAGTGTCTGTCTACTCAACATGTAAAACATACAAATAACATCAACAACATCGATAACAAGAACAGTACGTTTATACAgtgaaacaacaatatcacAGTTTATATCTCGCTTAGCAATTTTATTTCCAAATTTCCTTTGCGTGAGCATTACTAGACACTTTTATGAATGCTGAGTATAAACTGAATTATGAACACTTTTATACATACAGTTTAGtgctattttgaattttagtagACTTAACTTACTTTTACATGTTTACGTTATGTAATAGGTCTATATAAACTATTCTAGGTGTAGGCTATATCTCTTGATTAGTGATTCTCAAACATTGCCCACCCTTTGAAGCCTAAAATCTTATCTGCCACCCTACTTGGCAGGGATCTAGAATGTCGGACTGGTGGAAACACTCATTCTTATTCCAATTCTACCTTATTAGAAGACATCAAAAACCATGATGTGCTTCatattaagggccggtttccgagctcgggatttaggtaacTTCTTGACTTTAAAcagttggagtcagaaaattggttttccaaaacggggcgtagtcgcagcaaaataaatctttattcttctcatttctataattgggaacgtttttccttgacgaaatgaaatattcctgaataattcaaaatagctgaaactttacactattttctctttatttttcttgtgttcaattttctagttttttttcgaaatttagtttaaacgtggactgcgactacgccccgttttggaaagtcaattctctgactccagctgttcaaagtcaagaacttagctaaatcccgagcccggaaaccggccctaaatcatCCTCTTCAGATTCCTCTATCATTGATCACTTATACTTGGGGCATCATGTATAGGTAAGCTATTGATCGTTCAATAAATGCGTGTGACAATAATGATTTATAATGGTATTATCATGAGCCTGTAAAATACGTCAatttaacattattttcaatcaattttcctTGATAATTCTTGAATCAGGAGGGCGCAGGCGCACTCCcattttgaaaacatttgacTTGAATAGTTTATgattaaatgcaatttattCACAGTTGAAGTgatcattattatatttacattgtcataataaattttctctTTAAAATCTACTAGGTAGTGCATTCATGATTTCATGACatctgaaggtgcgtacagacttatgcaccACGAACACGAGCATTAGACTTTTTATCAGCTTATGCTTATTATacctgtatcttactgtttttGTACAAACACAGTTATAATATGCTACGCTGATGAAAATCAAGATGCGCTTGTTTGTGACGCTTAGGTCTGTAGGCACTGTAAGAATCTAAGACATTTCTTCATGGAATTATTTAAGCTCACATTAGCCTTATTATTTGGACAAAAGTAATTTTCATTAATTGTATaagttaaaaaataaaatttattgccattctatttcttctaaaattgaacaatatttttttgacttgataatggcattatctAGCCGAAAACATGTCGtgtttgaacaattttaaaagggtacttggatttctaatttctatttatttttaagaGTAGGCCAAGAGAAAAAAAGACAAAATCTATTCCTATGTATCAAGTACCGTACTGCATAATATGGAGCTACATTGATCAGAGAAATAACTcaattttattagatcaacCTAGAGTTAGTGATTCTATTGGTAAGCTCCTCTTCCTGGCTAAATAGATGAGACTTGAAAAGGCTTGATTTGTCGAAGTGGGTTTTTGGAATTGActttaataaattgaagaaattcataATTTACCGAAAAAAATAGTACGGCACCtacttttttttattctaatgttTTTGTGTTGACTGGTTCTAAAGAGTAGGCCTACGACTCATCTTCCAAATTCTCCATCGGAATACTTCAGCTACTGACTTGAATTCCAGAAACATAttctatcataatattatttgaaaagtacaaaaattATCCTACACTCTACTTGTTCCATCATGATTGATTCAATCTCTACAACTGCTCTAATATCAGTTGAAATACTCCAGACTTCTAAACTATCATTGAGTAACTTGTACAACTCTATCTTCACATGTTAGCTTACCAGGCTAACATGTAAACCAGGCAATCTAAATCTTTTCAACTCTTCTACTCACAACATTGCAGCGTAGACTGCTCTATTGCCTTTTCAAATTGATTGCTCATTGATGTGACCGTTAACCTCACTCACCCTTCTCCTCATAGTCCAAGACAACCTCTGTTGAACAAGTGGGTGCCTTGTCAGCAGGTATCAAGCATTCTGGAACATCAATTGTATGGCTCTCACATTGCTCTGCAGTGCTATTGGAGGCCACTGGGAGAGACCTTCTACTGTAATGATCATCTGGTGAGAGGAGGAATGGTGTATGCTCAGCAGACACACTGCCTCCAATATTCACATTGTAGTCTGCATGCTCATAGGACTCCGGCAATGACTTCCCGGATGTCGAAGATACCTGAGGCTCAAGATGAGCTCTTCTGTTTGGTACTCGTAGTGAATGAGACGATTCTCTCCGACAAGAGTCTGATTGGTTCGATCCTCTCCTTTTTCTATCATCCACAGTATTTGATCTCGAATATCGTTTCCTTCTCCTTGTTCCAGAGCTGCGTCTCGATGGCAGAGACTCATTTGTGTTAGATCTAGATCTTGGATTTGGCTGTTCTTCGGTTGTATTTGCTCTGAGAGCATGATAACTGCTCTTTGTCATTGACTCTCGTCGACTGTGTGGTGTTGATCGTGAGTAGTAGGGCCGGATCTCATCGAAGCCTTTGTAGCAGGATCCAGGCAAACGAGGACTACATGAATGGGTATCCCTACGGTCAATAGATATCTCTTCTTCAGCATTTTCAACTTGCTGTTGTCTGGTGAATACATGTCTTTTAGCAGTGTCGGACCTTCTGGTTCTATCTTTCACTCTTAGAGTTACTGGGCAGTCGTTTGGTAGATGCAGATCCATCGCCATGGATGCTTGAGAACCACGAGCTGTGCAAGCATTCGTTCCCAGCTCCAAATCTAAAGAGTCTTTACTCTCACCACTCCCTTTCCGGTTATCATTCTCAGGGAGCTGTTGTGGTCTTGGAGTAGGAAAGTATATACTATAGTCTGGGTTATCCATGGAGAGTGCTTGTCTTTTGAGAAGAGCATGGGGACTCAGAAGTGAGCACCCTCCACCATCAGGGTGTAATGAGTTTCTAGTCTTcttctgttttatttttggAGAGACATACAACTTTCCCAAGTGAGGCGATAACGCCGGTTGGGGTTTATTGTTCTCGGCTAAGTTTGGAGCTGATGGACTTTTGCTGAGAGGTGATTGTGGTCCCAACGTTTGCCGGTCTATTTCCGCCTGTTGGAGAGTCCTGGAGAATTGTATGAAAGCTGCTGTCATGGCTCTCCTGCTGAGAGCATCTGTGGCCATGGGCGAGCCTGAGCCAACGCGGAACACTGAAGCCGTCTCCCATTGGCGCCCCTGTGAGGCCGGCCCTCCTGGCCCTGGACCCGTGCTGCGTCGGCCGACGTCAGAGCGCAGAGATGAGTGCAACTTACTGGTGGCGCCTGGACTTGGCTTTGGCAAACGGTGTGGATGCAGTGACGAGTACTTGGGTCTTGTTGGAACTATTTTTGCAGCACTATCTCTTGCTTCGAATGTCATCACACAGGCAGCTACCACTATGAATCCTgtaatcaaatatattcattgaACAATTTATATTAGGCCTACTTCTCATTTGCAATGAGTAACTCAAACTTAATTTTTACTATGTGGCACAGAAATTCAGAATTCccttattttttccaattttctaacAAATCTTATCGCTTCTTACAAGTTTTTAtcatgaataactttgaaaaattaatttcgaATAAGAGTTATCAGGGGTATTTATTCAGAGTAGGAAAGTACCTCTATTATTTTGAGTTGAATTAAAAACTCGACAATAATTGTATGGACTATGAAAGTGTCTGTATATCAGTATCCACTCAGTGGAACTATAAGTAACAAGAATTAGATTAGGATTTACTCATGATATACCTCGAGCTAAAAATAAGGAAATAAACCTGTAGGAGTGTGTTGGAAGGAGTATGGCACCTTGTAGGAAGGTATTTATGTAAGGTAAGTAGGAAGGTATACCGTAAATGACAGGAAAGTACAAAGTTTCCAAGTCGTTGTCTTGAGCATCCTAACTAAAGatgttttattaatgtattCTCATGTTTCACAGTATTAAACAATGATTTAAAATTCTCGAAAATTACGATGAAGTTAACTACTATACGAttcttttcaatataaaaaattataattattattttataaggaTTCTCAATTACTAGACTATTATTCGCATAATCTCTAATAATGCGAACCAGATACCTGTGTAGTAGTATTTAATATACATTCTGTTCTCTTACTGCTCTTGAAGCATTAAAGATTAcagaataaataagaatatacaaTTTCATGTGAAGTAAAAAAATCAACTATGTAAATTGATGAAATGACATTTTCccatcaatattgaaatttattccaatattactcaatttaaagttttttaattattaatttatcaatactaCTGGTCAATAATTTACACCCTGATTGtaccctccatttctctgcgccgcaaactcctccaagtctgaagaagaTTTGCACGGAGTATAACTTGTAGATGATACTAACCTCCGACTCCCATCACAATAGGGCCAGCATAGGACAAATTGTTGAGATGCAACACCCTTGTATCCGGTTTGATGTGCACTGTGCTATTTCCTCTCATCTCTTGCTCCACTGATATCTGATCAGCGTAATAACCTGGACAAAaaggaaatgataataatatttattcttcagtttttcatccaagaatgagaaaaatatatgaagactacctatattattattcttagcGCTCACCAGTATAATCTACATTGTGGTGtacataatcaatcaatcaatcaatcatacaataagtaacttacatcatcaaaattatagggagagaaaaaataaggtagccttgtgctattcctctcccaaatttagatagggttGCACATAGTCCAAATTTATTTATgagtgaaaaaaaatatttcaaaataattgcaCTTCACAAGGACAGTCTCGGTCTCACAAGTTGATCCCTAGACCGATTCACCCATTCCACAGCATCAAGACGCTACTATGTGTAGCAATAGTATTTGATCATCCCACTGAGTTGTATATAGTTAGCTATTTGAGTCAATTAGCCAGCACGCTGTAATTTTATATATCATAAGGAATATAGCAGTCGGGCATGCGCCAAAAAACTAAGGATTTTCTTATAAGAGATATACATGAGCTCCAAGATATTGATTAATacttttatatgttctattatACCTCTTTGATTTTAAGTTTCTTTGAGTTATAAATACACTATTCCACCTCAATATAGAGTTTtgagtataaataaaaaaataaatctaagtaggcctaccctttttaaaattgttttaaaaagggtactaagatttctatttttatttatattcaagagtaccCAGccctaaataaaaaaatactgagTTGaggtataaatatttttatacagaTAATGTACGATACctattgataacattataaaaCGTTCttgtatgaatataatttagGCATTAAGGATCTAACACTATACATGCACTATTTCCCACTCTGCAAGTGAGTCAACTTTGCAATAATCTTAAATAATTACATACAGAATTATAAAACAATTAACAAAGAAACATCTACAGTATACTATGGTGTgtttcacgttataatggtagtatttgattaactacATAGTTGATGTATCAATATCTTCAATCTCCATAATTTTGTCAGTTACTGTCTTCTGGCTTACGAGGGCAGTATGGGTGTTACTATTTgtgtatcattcgacaaagcagatagagctatccttttctagctccgcaagttatcatattgtttttgaaccatgtaaaaatataacttttaattaccaaaatatttaattttaattatggaaatctatcatttaataataattgaaaacgatattttcttgacgaatagaatataattgataattttaaacaacaatAGACAGTTGCTATCAGATCAGatgaaccggtatcagctatcctttatagaaggcagtttcaaggcagagaatcggctacACTCTTCTCCTattttcttcactgtcattataatgtggacctcacaaAAATGGGCTGTATTCTAGTATAAAACCCATCATgtaaat
The genomic region above belongs to Nilaparvata lugens isolate BPH chromosome 5, ASM1435652v1, whole genome shotgun sequence and contains:
- the LOC111055766 gene encoding uncharacterized protein LOC111055766, coding for MAALQHGASTRCSGVPRNPAQWNVQVVKSKVNKRCFWNACKALSFGLLLMLIGASMATIGYYADQISVEQEMRGNSTVHIKPDTRVLHLNNLSYAGPIVMGVGGFIVVAACVMTFEARDSAAKIVPTRPKYSSLHPHRLPKPSPGATSKLHSSLRSDVGRRSTGPGPGGPASQGRQWETASVFRVGSGSPMATDALSRRAMTAAFIQFSRTLQQAEIDRQTLGPQSPLSKSPSAPNLAENNKPQPALSPHLGKLYVSPKIKQKKTRNSLHPDGGGCSLLSPHALLKRQALSMDNPDYSIYFPTPRPQQLPENDNRKGSGESKDSLDLELGTNACTARGSQASMAMDLHLPNDCPVTLRVKDRTRRSDTAKRHVFTRQQQVENAEEEISIDRRDTHSCSPRLPGSCYKGFDEIRPYYSRSTPHSRRESMTKSSYHALRANTTEEQPNPRSRSNTNESLPSRRSSGTRRRKRYSRSNTVDDRKRRGSNQSDSCRRESSHSLRVPNRRAHLEPQVSSTSGKSLPESYEHADYNVNIGGSVSAEHTPFLLSPDDHYSRRSLPVASNSTAEQCESHTIDVPECLIPADKAPTCSTEVVLDYEEKGE